A single region of the Labrus bergylta chromosome 10, fLabBer1.1, whole genome shotgun sequence genome encodes:
- the LOC109987799 gene encoding mitogen-activated protein kinase kinase kinase kinase 3 isoform X2: MMNSSVDLSRRNPQEDFELIQRIGSGTYGDVYKARNVNTGELAAIKVIKLEPGEDFAVVQQEIIMMKDCKHSNIVAYFGSYLRRDKLWISMEYCGGGSLQDIYHITGPLSESQIAYMSRETLQGLYYLHNKGKMHRDIKGANILLTDNGYVKLADFGVSAQITATLAKRKSFIGTPYWMAPEVAAVERKGGYNQLCDIWAVGITAIELAELQPPMFDLHPMRALFLMTKSNFQPPKLKDKLKWTNNFHHFVKLSLTKNPKKRPTAEKLLQHPFVSQPLSRTLAIELLDKANNPDHSTFNDFDDDDPEPESPVSVPHRIRSTSRSTREGKTLSEINFGQVKFDPPLRKETEPHHEPCESEPYLDCVEELYYTARSNMELQLEYGHDSPSLLGGNKSLLKSVEEELQQRGHVAHLGDDEDEDDDGADDDETHTHKSSTIMRPKVPPPLPPKPKSIASTTSQQQQKHDESQSHSEDDGGGGGTIKRCPVPETSSPAKAASNVPPRPPPPKLPPHRRSSLGNESPKCTDVENSAPEDDGSFRHFWEWLHTPHTEEELEEAWEVLKEVKEEQEKEEEKEESNGLSSPHTGERDSPAERQSTMPPSVPIRKDKKDVAPPISNGLPPTPKVHMGACFSKVFNGCPLKIHCATSWINPDTRDQYLIFGAEEGIYTLNLNELHETSMEQLFPRRCTWLYVMNNCLLSISGKASQLYSHTLSGLFEQARQLQKLPVAIPTHKLPDKMIPRKFAVSNKIPDTKGCQKCCVVRNPYTGHKYLCGAFQSSVMLLEWVESMQKFMLIKNIDFPLPCPLEVFEMLVVPEQTYPLICVAVSKGTELNQVVKFGTVNPNSTSSWFTEADTPQTCVIHVTQLERDTILVCLDRCIKIVNLQGRLKSSRKLSAELTFNFQIESTVCLQDSVLAFWRHGMQGRSFKTNEITQEISDSTRIFRLLGSDRRADGIDPGAEERGLTLPRVVVLESRPTDNPTAHSNLYILAGHENSY; this comes from the exons ATGATGAACTCCAGTGTCGACCTGTCCCGGAGGAATCCGCAGGAGGATTTCGAGCTGATCCAGAGGATAGGAAGCGGCACATACGGAGATGTGTACAAG GCTCGTAATGTAAACACAGGAGAGCTGGCTGCAATCAAAGTCATCAAGCTGGAGCCAG GTGAGGACTTTGCTGTCGTCCAGCAGGAGATCATAATGATGAAGGACTGTAAACACTCCAACATCGTGGCCTACTTTGGCAGTTATCTCCG gagagaCAAGTTATGGATCAGTATGGAGTACTGTGGAGGAGGTTCTCTGCAGGACATCTATCACA TTACCGGGCCTTTGTCAGAGTCACAGATCGCCTACATGTCACGGGAGACCCTACAG GGTTTATACTATTTacacaataaaggcaaaatgcaCAGAGACATCAAG GGAGCCAACATCCTCCTGACAGACAACGGCTACGTTAAGCTAG CTGACTTTGGTGTATCGGCCCAGATCACAGCGACTCTAGCCAAGAGGAAGTCGTTCATTGGAACCCCGTACTG GATGGCTCCAGAGGTAGCAGcagtggagaggaaaggaggttACAACCAGCTGTGTGATATCTGGGCTGTGGGCATTACTGCAATCGAGCTGGCTGAACTGCAGCCCCCCATGTTTGACCTGCACCCCATGAG ggCTCTCTTCCTAATGACCAAGAGCAATTTCCAGCCTCCTAAGTTGAAAGATAAACTCAAGTG GACAAATAACTTCCACCATTTTGTCAAACTGTCCCTCACCAAGAACCCAAAGAAGAGGCCCACAGCTGAGAAACTGCTGCAG CACCCGTTTGTGTCGCAGCCTCTCAGCAGGACTCTGGCGATAGAACTGCTGGACAAAGCCAACAACCCAGACCACAGCACCTTCAACGACTTTGATGATGACGACCCTGAGCCAGAG tCTCCGGTCTCTGTTCCACATCGCATTCGTTCCACCAGCAGGAGCACCAGAGAGGGAAAGACGCTGTCAGAGATCAACT TTGGACAGGTGAAGTTTGATCCTCCATTGAGAAAGGAGACAGAACCTCATCATGAGCCG TGTGAATCTGAGCCCTATCTGGACTGTGTTGAGGAGCTCTACTATACCGCCAGATCTAATATG GAATTGCAGTTGGAGTATGGCCACGACTCACCAAGTCTACTGGGAGGAAACAA GAGTCTTCTCAAAtctgtggaggaggagctgcagcagag GGGCCATGTGGCACACTTAGgggatgatgaggatgaggatgatgatggtgcaGATGATGATGAAACTCACACTCA TAAATCCAGCACCATCATGAGGCCAAAGGTCCcgcctccacttcctcccaag CCCAAGTCCATCGCGTCCACCACGTcccaacagcaacaaaaacacgaCGAGAGCCAATCACACAGTGAGGACGACGGCGGAGGGGGAGGTACCATCAAACGCTGCCCAGTCCCGGAGACGTCGAGCCCGGCAAAGGCAGCCTCCAATGTCCCCCCGCGACCCCCGCCCCCGAAGCTGCCACCCCACCGCCGCAGTAGCCTAGGTAACGAGAGCCCCAAGTGCACGGACGTGGAAAACTCTGCCCCAGAGGATGATGGGAGCTTTAGACATTTCTGGGAGTGGCTCCACACGCCTcacacagaggaggagctggaggaggcaTGGGAGGTGCTGAAGGAGGTGAaagaggagcaggaaaaagaggaggaaaaggaagaga GTAATGGCTTGAGTTCTCCACATACTGGAGAGAGGGACAGTCCAGCAGAAAGGCAGTCCACTATGCCCCCTAGCGTCCCCATACGGAAAGACAAGAAGGACGTCGCTCCG CCGATCAGTAATGGACTCCCACCAACACCTAAAGTTCAT ATGGGTGCATGTTTCTCCAAGGTGTTCAACGGTTGTCCTTTGAAGATCCACTGCGCGACATCCTGGATCAATCCCGACACCAGAG ACCAGTATTTGATATTTGGAGCTGAAGAGGGAATCTACACATTAAACCTTAATGAACTGCACGAGACCTCGATGGAACAG ctcttCCCTCGGCGGTGTACCTGGCTATACGTCATGAACAACTGTCTTCTCTCCATATCCG GCAAAGCCTCTCAGCTGTACTCTCATACTCTGAGCGGTCTGTTTGAGCAGGCCAGACAGTTACAGAAGTTACCAGTAGCCATTCCCACACACAAGCTGCCTGATAAGATGATTCCCAG AAAGTTTGCTGTGTCTAATAAAATTCCAGACACTAAAGGGTGCCAAAAGTGCTGTGTAG tccGTAACCCGTACACAGGCCATAAGTACCTGTGTGGAGCCTTTCAGTCCAGTGTCATGCTGTTGGAGTGGGTGGAGTCCATGCAGAAGTTTATGCTCATCAAG AACATCGACTTCCCGTTGCCCTGTCCACTGGAGGTCTTTGAGATGTTGGTGGTGCCGGAGCAGACCTACCCTCTGATCTGCGTGGCGGTCAGTAAAGGCACGGAACTCAACCAGGTGGTTAAGTTTGGCACCGTCAACCCCAACTCTACCTCCTCGTGGTTCACAGAAGCAG acacaccaCAGACGTGTGTGATCCACGTCACCCAGCTAGAGAGGGACACTATTCTAGTCTGCCTCGACA ggTGTATAAAGATAGTGAACCTCCAGGGCAGGTTAAAATCCAGTAGGAAGTTGTCAGCTGAGCTCACCTTCAACTTCCAGATCGAATCAACAG TTTGTCTTCAGGATAGTGTACTAGCCTTCTGGAGGCATGGCATGCAGGGGCGGAGTTTCAAGACCAACGAG ATCACCCAAGAGATCTCCGACAGCACACGCATCTTTAGACTACTGGGATCAGACAG ACGTGCTGACGGTATAGATCCGGGGGCGGAGGAAAGAGGCCTCACTCTGCCCAG GGTGGTGGTGCTGGAGAGCAGGCCTACGGACAACCCTACAGCCCACAGCAACCTTTACATCCTGGCAGGTCATGAGAACAGCTACTGA
- the LOC109987799 gene encoding mitogen-activated protein kinase kinase kinase kinase 3 isoform X5 — protein sequence MMNSSVDLSRRNPQEDFELIQRIGSGTYGDVYKARNVNTGELAAIKVIKLEPGEDFAVVQQEIIMMKDCKHSNIVAYFGSYLRRDKLWISMEYCGGGSLQDIYHITGPLSESQIAYMSRETLQGLYYLHNKGKMHRDIKGANILLTDNGYVKLADFGVSAQITATLAKRKSFIGTPYWMAPEVAAVERKGGYNQLCDIWAVGITAIELAELQPPMFDLHPMRALFLMTKSNFQPPKLKDKLKWTNNFHHFVKLSLTKNPKKRPTAEKLLQHPFVSQPLSRTLAIELLDKANNPDHSTFNDFDDDDPEPESPVSVPHRIRSTSRSTREGKTLSEINFGQVKFDPPLRKETEPHHEPCESEPYLDCVEELYYTARSNMELQLEYGHDSPSLLGGNKSLLKSVEEELQQSKSSTIMRPKVPPPLPPKPKSIASTTSQQQQKHDESQSHSEDDGGGGGTIKRCPVPETSSPAKAASNVPPRPPPPKLPPHRRSSLGNESPKCTDVENSAPEDDGSFRHFWEWLHTPHTEEELEEAWEVLKEVKEEQEKEEEKEESNGLSSPHTGERDSPAERQSTMPPSVPIRKDKKDVAPKPISNGLPPTPKVHMGACFSKVFNGCPLKIHCATSWINPDTRDQYLIFGAEEGIYTLNLNELHETSMEQLFPRRCTWLYVMNNCLLSISGKASQLYSHTLSGLFEQARQLQKLPVAIPTHKLPDKMIPRKFAVSNKIPDTKGCQKCCVVRNPYTGHKYLCGAFQSSVMLLEWVESMQKFMLIKNIDFPLPCPLEVFEMLVVPEQTYPLICVAVSKGTELNQVVKFGTVNPNSTSSWFTEADTPQTCVIHVTQLERDTILVCLDRCIKIVNLQGRLKSSRKLSAELTFNFQIESTVCLQDSVLAFWRHGMQGRSFKTNEITQEISDSTRIFRLLGSDRRADGIDPGAEERGLTLPRVVVLESRPTDNPTAHSNLYILAGHENSY from the exons ATGATGAACTCCAGTGTCGACCTGTCCCGGAGGAATCCGCAGGAGGATTTCGAGCTGATCCAGAGGATAGGAAGCGGCACATACGGAGATGTGTACAAG GCTCGTAATGTAAACACAGGAGAGCTGGCTGCAATCAAAGTCATCAAGCTGGAGCCAG GTGAGGACTTTGCTGTCGTCCAGCAGGAGATCATAATGATGAAGGACTGTAAACACTCCAACATCGTGGCCTACTTTGGCAGTTATCTCCG gagagaCAAGTTATGGATCAGTATGGAGTACTGTGGAGGAGGTTCTCTGCAGGACATCTATCACA TTACCGGGCCTTTGTCAGAGTCACAGATCGCCTACATGTCACGGGAGACCCTACAG GGTTTATACTATTTacacaataaaggcaaaatgcaCAGAGACATCAAG GGAGCCAACATCCTCCTGACAGACAACGGCTACGTTAAGCTAG CTGACTTTGGTGTATCGGCCCAGATCACAGCGACTCTAGCCAAGAGGAAGTCGTTCATTGGAACCCCGTACTG GATGGCTCCAGAGGTAGCAGcagtggagaggaaaggaggttACAACCAGCTGTGTGATATCTGGGCTGTGGGCATTACTGCAATCGAGCTGGCTGAACTGCAGCCCCCCATGTTTGACCTGCACCCCATGAG ggCTCTCTTCCTAATGACCAAGAGCAATTTCCAGCCTCCTAAGTTGAAAGATAAACTCAAGTG GACAAATAACTTCCACCATTTTGTCAAACTGTCCCTCACCAAGAACCCAAAGAAGAGGCCCACAGCTGAGAAACTGCTGCAG CACCCGTTTGTGTCGCAGCCTCTCAGCAGGACTCTGGCGATAGAACTGCTGGACAAAGCCAACAACCCAGACCACAGCACCTTCAACGACTTTGATGATGACGACCCTGAGCCAGAG tCTCCGGTCTCTGTTCCACATCGCATTCGTTCCACCAGCAGGAGCACCAGAGAGGGAAAGACGCTGTCAGAGATCAACT TTGGACAGGTGAAGTTTGATCCTCCATTGAGAAAGGAGACAGAACCTCATCATGAGCCG TGTGAATCTGAGCCCTATCTGGACTGTGTTGAGGAGCTCTACTATACCGCCAGATCTAATATG GAATTGCAGTTGGAGTATGGCCACGACTCACCAAGTCTACTGGGAGGAAACAA GAGTCTTCTCAAAtctgtggaggaggagctgcagcagag TAAATCCAGCACCATCATGAGGCCAAAGGTCCcgcctccacttcctcccaag CCCAAGTCCATCGCGTCCACCACGTcccaacagcaacaaaaacacgaCGAGAGCCAATCACACAGTGAGGACGACGGCGGAGGGGGAGGTACCATCAAACGCTGCCCAGTCCCGGAGACGTCGAGCCCGGCAAAGGCAGCCTCCAATGTCCCCCCGCGACCCCCGCCCCCGAAGCTGCCACCCCACCGCCGCAGTAGCCTAGGTAACGAGAGCCCCAAGTGCACGGACGTGGAAAACTCTGCCCCAGAGGATGATGGGAGCTTTAGACATTTCTGGGAGTGGCTCCACACGCCTcacacagaggaggagctggaggaggcaTGGGAGGTGCTGAAGGAGGTGAaagaggagcaggaaaaagaggaggaaaaggaagaga GTAATGGCTTGAGTTCTCCACATACTGGAGAGAGGGACAGTCCAGCAGAAAGGCAGTCCACTATGCCCCCTAGCGTCCCCATACGGAAAGACAAGAAGGACGTCGCTCCG AAGCCGATCAGTAATGGACTCCCACCAACACCTAAAGTTCAT ATGGGTGCATGTTTCTCCAAGGTGTTCAACGGTTGTCCTTTGAAGATCCACTGCGCGACATCCTGGATCAATCCCGACACCAGAG ACCAGTATTTGATATTTGGAGCTGAAGAGGGAATCTACACATTAAACCTTAATGAACTGCACGAGACCTCGATGGAACAG ctcttCCCTCGGCGGTGTACCTGGCTATACGTCATGAACAACTGTCTTCTCTCCATATCCG GCAAAGCCTCTCAGCTGTACTCTCATACTCTGAGCGGTCTGTTTGAGCAGGCCAGACAGTTACAGAAGTTACCAGTAGCCATTCCCACACACAAGCTGCCTGATAAGATGATTCCCAG AAAGTTTGCTGTGTCTAATAAAATTCCAGACACTAAAGGGTGCCAAAAGTGCTGTGTAG tccGTAACCCGTACACAGGCCATAAGTACCTGTGTGGAGCCTTTCAGTCCAGTGTCATGCTGTTGGAGTGGGTGGAGTCCATGCAGAAGTTTATGCTCATCAAG AACATCGACTTCCCGTTGCCCTGTCCACTGGAGGTCTTTGAGATGTTGGTGGTGCCGGAGCAGACCTACCCTCTGATCTGCGTGGCGGTCAGTAAAGGCACGGAACTCAACCAGGTGGTTAAGTTTGGCACCGTCAACCCCAACTCTACCTCCTCGTGGTTCACAGAAGCAG acacaccaCAGACGTGTGTGATCCACGTCACCCAGCTAGAGAGGGACACTATTCTAGTCTGCCTCGACA ggTGTATAAAGATAGTGAACCTCCAGGGCAGGTTAAAATCCAGTAGGAAGTTGTCAGCTGAGCTCACCTTCAACTTCCAGATCGAATCAACAG TTTGTCTTCAGGATAGTGTACTAGCCTTCTGGAGGCATGGCATGCAGGGGCGGAGTTTCAAGACCAACGAG ATCACCCAAGAGATCTCCGACAGCACACGCATCTTTAGACTACTGGGATCAGACAG ACGTGCTGACGGTATAGATCCGGGGGCGGAGGAAAGAGGCCTCACTCTGCCCAG GGTGGTGGTGCTGGAGAGCAGGCCTACGGACAACCCTACAGCCCACAGCAACCTTTACATCCTGGCAGGTCATGAGAACAGCTACTGA
- the LOC109987799 gene encoding mitogen-activated protein kinase kinase kinase kinase 3 isoform X9 — protein sequence MMNSSVDLSRRNPQEDFELIQRIGSGTYGDVYKARNVNTGELAAIKVIKLEPGEDFAVVQQEIIMMKDCKHSNIVAYFGSYLRRDKLWISMEYCGGGSLQDIYHITGPLSESQIAYMSRETLQGLYYLHNKGKMHRDIKGANILLTDNGYVKLADFGVSAQITATLAKRKSFIGTPYWMAPEVAAVERKGGYNQLCDIWAVGITAIELAELQPPMFDLHPMRALFLMTKSNFQPPKLKDKLKWTNNFHHFVKLSLTKNPKKRPTAEKLLQHPFVSQPLSRTLAIELLDKANNPDHSTFNDFDDDDPEPESPVSVPHRIRSTSRSTREGKTLSEINFGQVKFDPPLRKETEPHHEPCESEPYLDCVEELYYTARSNMELQLEYGHDSPSLLGGNKSLLKSVEEELQQRGHVAHLGDDEDEDDDGADDDETHTHKSSTIMRPKVPPPLPPKPKSIASTTSQQQQKHDESQSHSEDDGGGGGTIKRCPVPETSSPAKAASNVPPRPPPPKLPPHRRSSLGNGLSSPHTGERDSPAERQSTMPPSVPIRKDKKDVAPKPISNGLPPTPKVHMGACFSKVFNGCPLKIHCATSWINPDTRDQYLIFGAEEGIYTLNLNELHETSMEQLFPRRCTWLYVMNNCLLSISGKASQLYSHTLSGLFEQARQLQKLPVAIPTHKLPDKMIPRKFAVSNKIPDTKGCQKCCVVRNPYTGHKYLCGAFQSSVMLLEWVESMQKFMLIKNIDFPLPCPLEVFEMLVVPEQTYPLICVAVSKGTELNQVVKFGTVNPNSTSSWFTEADTPQTCVIHVTQLERDTILVCLDRCIKIVNLQGRLKSSRKLSAELTFNFQIESTVCLQDSVLAFWRHGMQGRSFKTNEITQEISDSTRIFRLLGSDRVVVLESRPTDNPTAHSNLYILAGHENSY from the exons ATGATGAACTCCAGTGTCGACCTGTCCCGGAGGAATCCGCAGGAGGATTTCGAGCTGATCCAGAGGATAGGAAGCGGCACATACGGAGATGTGTACAAG GCTCGTAATGTAAACACAGGAGAGCTGGCTGCAATCAAAGTCATCAAGCTGGAGCCAG GTGAGGACTTTGCTGTCGTCCAGCAGGAGATCATAATGATGAAGGACTGTAAACACTCCAACATCGTGGCCTACTTTGGCAGTTATCTCCG gagagaCAAGTTATGGATCAGTATGGAGTACTGTGGAGGAGGTTCTCTGCAGGACATCTATCACA TTACCGGGCCTTTGTCAGAGTCACAGATCGCCTACATGTCACGGGAGACCCTACAG GGTTTATACTATTTacacaataaaggcaaaatgcaCAGAGACATCAAG GGAGCCAACATCCTCCTGACAGACAACGGCTACGTTAAGCTAG CTGACTTTGGTGTATCGGCCCAGATCACAGCGACTCTAGCCAAGAGGAAGTCGTTCATTGGAACCCCGTACTG GATGGCTCCAGAGGTAGCAGcagtggagaggaaaggaggttACAACCAGCTGTGTGATATCTGGGCTGTGGGCATTACTGCAATCGAGCTGGCTGAACTGCAGCCCCCCATGTTTGACCTGCACCCCATGAG ggCTCTCTTCCTAATGACCAAGAGCAATTTCCAGCCTCCTAAGTTGAAAGATAAACTCAAGTG GACAAATAACTTCCACCATTTTGTCAAACTGTCCCTCACCAAGAACCCAAAGAAGAGGCCCACAGCTGAGAAACTGCTGCAG CACCCGTTTGTGTCGCAGCCTCTCAGCAGGACTCTGGCGATAGAACTGCTGGACAAAGCCAACAACCCAGACCACAGCACCTTCAACGACTTTGATGATGACGACCCTGAGCCAGAG tCTCCGGTCTCTGTTCCACATCGCATTCGTTCCACCAGCAGGAGCACCAGAGAGGGAAAGACGCTGTCAGAGATCAACT TTGGACAGGTGAAGTTTGATCCTCCATTGAGAAAGGAGACAGAACCTCATCATGAGCCG TGTGAATCTGAGCCCTATCTGGACTGTGTTGAGGAGCTCTACTATACCGCCAGATCTAATATG GAATTGCAGTTGGAGTATGGCCACGACTCACCAAGTCTACTGGGAGGAAACAA GAGTCTTCTCAAAtctgtggaggaggagctgcagcagag GGGCCATGTGGCACACTTAGgggatgatgaggatgaggatgatgatggtgcaGATGATGATGAAACTCACACTCA TAAATCCAGCACCATCATGAGGCCAAAGGTCCcgcctccacttcctcccaag CCCAAGTCCATCGCGTCCACCACGTcccaacagcaacaaaaacacgaCGAGAGCCAATCACACAGTGAGGACGACGGCGGAGGGGGAGGTACCATCAAACGCTGCCCAGTCCCGGAGACGTCGAGCCCGGCAAAGGCAGCCTCCAATGTCCCCCCGCGACCCCCGCCCCCGAAGCTGCCACCCCACCGCCGCAGTAGCCTAG GTAATGGCTTGAGTTCTCCACATACTGGAGAGAGGGACAGTCCAGCAGAAAGGCAGTCCACTATGCCCCCTAGCGTCCCCATACGGAAAGACAAGAAGGACGTCGCTCCG AAGCCGATCAGTAATGGACTCCCACCAACACCTAAAGTTCAT ATGGGTGCATGTTTCTCCAAGGTGTTCAACGGTTGTCCTTTGAAGATCCACTGCGCGACATCCTGGATCAATCCCGACACCAGAG ACCAGTATTTGATATTTGGAGCTGAAGAGGGAATCTACACATTAAACCTTAATGAACTGCACGAGACCTCGATGGAACAG ctcttCCCTCGGCGGTGTACCTGGCTATACGTCATGAACAACTGTCTTCTCTCCATATCCG GCAAAGCCTCTCAGCTGTACTCTCATACTCTGAGCGGTCTGTTTGAGCAGGCCAGACAGTTACAGAAGTTACCAGTAGCCATTCCCACACACAAGCTGCCTGATAAGATGATTCCCAG AAAGTTTGCTGTGTCTAATAAAATTCCAGACACTAAAGGGTGCCAAAAGTGCTGTGTAG tccGTAACCCGTACACAGGCCATAAGTACCTGTGTGGAGCCTTTCAGTCCAGTGTCATGCTGTTGGAGTGGGTGGAGTCCATGCAGAAGTTTATGCTCATCAAG AACATCGACTTCCCGTTGCCCTGTCCACTGGAGGTCTTTGAGATGTTGGTGGTGCCGGAGCAGACCTACCCTCTGATCTGCGTGGCGGTCAGTAAAGGCACGGAACTCAACCAGGTGGTTAAGTTTGGCACCGTCAACCCCAACTCTACCTCCTCGTGGTTCACAGAAGCAG acacaccaCAGACGTGTGTGATCCACGTCACCCAGCTAGAGAGGGACACTATTCTAGTCTGCCTCGACA ggTGTATAAAGATAGTGAACCTCCAGGGCAGGTTAAAATCCAGTAGGAAGTTGTCAGCTGAGCTCACCTTCAACTTCCAGATCGAATCAACAG TTTGTCTTCAGGATAGTGTACTAGCCTTCTGGAGGCATGGCATGCAGGGGCGGAGTTTCAAGACCAACGAG ATCACCCAAGAGATCTCCGACAGCACACGCATCTTTAGACTACTGGGATCAGACAG GGTGGTGGTGCTGGAGAGCAGGCCTACGGACAACCCTACAGCCCACAGCAACCTTTACATCCTGGCAGGTCATGAGAACAGCTACTGA